Part of the bacterium genome is shown below.
GTGGGCGTGAGCGCGCTCTACTGGCCGGACAACCCGTCAGATCCAGGCCAGCGCGCCTACGTGCCCATCAAGGGGTTCGAGGCGGTCCAGGCCACGGACCAGTGGGTGAAGTGGGAGGGCGAACTCGTGCTGGGCAAGCCCGACGAGTTGGCGAACGTCCGGCGCTCCGACGTCGCCGCGCCGTGGCGCGTCACCTGGCAGATGCCTGATGGCGGGCGCTTCATCACCAACTGGGTCAACAACCCCGGAGGGGCGAGCCTCATCGGCGACGGTTGGGGCCAACGCGACTACCGCAACAGCGATGTCGGCGCGCTACTGCCGTATGTCATCCGCCGCCAGCCCGCCGGCGCGGCCCCGACGGTCTACGTCACGACCTTCGAGGGTTGCCGGCCCGGCCAGGAACTCGTCGAGGCGGTGGAGCCCCTGCCCGTTCCCGCCGACCAGCAGGGCAATGCGGTGGCCGTGAAGGTGCGCACTCCCCGGGGGAACGACTACTTCGTATCGTGCCTGGAGAGCAAGCCCCTGACACTGACGACACCGGACGGCCCGCTCCAGATGGACGGGCGCTTCGCGGCGCTGTCGGTGCGGGACGGGAAGGTCGCCGCGTTCTCACTCGTGGAGGGGAAGCTGCTGCAGCTCAACGGTCGGACCATCACGGGACAGTAGGTGGCACCATGCGACTGGCAGGCAAGTCGGCACTGATCACCGGCGCGTCGCGCGGCCTCGGCCGCGCCATCGCGCTGCGCTTCGCCCGGGAGGGCTGCGACCTCGCCCTCAACTATGTCACCGAGACGGGCCGTGACAACGCCGCCGAGGCCGCCGCAGTGGCCGCGGAGGTCGAGGCTCTTGGCCGCCGGGCCGTCTGCCTCGAGGCGGATGTGAGCGACGGGGAGGCCGTGCGGACGATGGTGGCGAATGCTATCACGGCCCTCGGCAAGCTGGACATCCTCGTCAACAACGCCGGCATCACCCGCGACCGGACCCTCCGCAAGCTGCGCCCGGAAGACTGGCAGGCAGTGCTGAACGTGAACCTCACCGGCGCGTTCAACTGCAGCCAGGCCGTTCTGGAGCACATGCTGGAGCGCGGCAGCGGGCGGATCGTGTCCATGGCCAGCCTCGTGGGTCTGGCGGGCAACTTCGGCCAATGCAACTACGCAGCCAGCAAGGCCGGCCTCATCGG
Proteins encoded:
- the fabG gene encoding 3-oxoacyl-[acyl-carrier-protein] reductase produces the protein MRLAGKSALITGASRGLGRAIALRFAREGCDLALNYVTETGRDNAAEAAAVAAEVEALGRRAVCLEADVSDGEAVRTMVANAITALGKLDILVNNAGITRDRTLRKLRPEDWQAVLNVNLTGAFNCSQAVLEHMLERGSGRIVSMASLVGLAGNFGQCNYAASKAGLIGFSKSLAREVARKGITVNCLAPGFIDTEMTQAIPDDVKPQVLAQIPMGKMGTPEDIANAALFLASDEASYITGHVISVNGGMYM